From Paraburkholderia fungorum, the proteins below share one genomic window:
- a CDS encoding transglutaminase family protein gives MKNAPVVLSVSHRTTYRYSTYVETAQHLATIRPIACSWQRVVSHDERIEPEPSYLNSRIDAFGNDVLYFALDTPHERLQLVSETTVALTPRWTDLDPDATPAWDEVADALRFRVGGQFRAEVEFCFASPNIALRASLRDYALPSFPPGQPVAAGAIDLMHRIHEDFAYKPSATMFDTPAERAFELKSGVCQDFAQVMIGCLRSLGLPARYVSGYLRNDPPPGQPRLIGADASHAWVSVYCPGSGWIDLDPTNDVLADLDHVTLAIGRDYSDVSLLRGMILGGGAHRVEVGVTVLAL, from the coding sequence ATGAAAAACGCACCCGTCGTCCTGTCGGTTTCGCACCGCACTACTTATCGTTATTCCACGTATGTCGAGACCGCGCAGCATCTCGCGACGATCCGTCCGATTGCGTGTTCGTGGCAGCGTGTCGTCTCGCACGACGAGCGGATCGAGCCGGAGCCGTCGTATCTGAATAGCCGTATCGATGCATTCGGCAACGACGTGCTGTACTTCGCACTCGATACGCCGCACGAGCGCCTGCAACTCGTCAGCGAAACGACGGTGGCGCTCACGCCGCGCTGGACCGATCTCGATCCCGACGCGACGCCCGCCTGGGACGAAGTGGCCGACGCATTGCGGTTTCGTGTCGGCGGTCAGTTTCGGGCGGAGGTCGAGTTCTGTTTCGCGTCGCCGAATATCGCGCTGCGTGCGTCGCTGCGCGACTATGCGTTGCCGAGTTTTCCGCCCGGCCAGCCGGTGGCGGCGGGCGCGATCGATCTGATGCATCGCATTCACGAAGACTTCGCGTATAAGCCGTCGGCCACGATGTTCGATACGCCGGCCGAGCGCGCTTTCGAATTGAAGAGCGGCGTGTGTCAGGATTTCGCGCAGGTGATGATCGGCTGTCTGCGTTCGCTAGGGTTGCCCGCGCGTTACGTGAGCGGTTATCTGCGTAACGATCCGCCGCCGGGGCAGCCACGCCTGATTGGTGCGGACGCGTCGCATGCGTGGGTCTCGGTGTATTGTCCCGGCAGCGGCTGGATCGATCTCGATCCGACCAACGACGTGCTCGCCGACCTCGATCATGTGACGCTCGCCATCGGCCGCGATTACAGCGACGTGTCTCTATTGCGCGGGATGATTCTCGGCGGCGGCGCGCATCGCGTGGAAGTAGGGGTGACGGTACTCGCGCTTTGA